CATGGCGATGAGCATCATGTCCCCCCTGACAACTCATGCACTGATGGGCATGATCTGTGTGAGACAGATGTTACTGATGTGGCCATACACAGTGTGACCCTGCTCATCGGCCTCTGTGGGCTGGCTGGGAACGGGGCTGTCATCAGCATCCTCGGGTTCCGCATCCACAGGGACACCATGAAACCCATCACTGCCTACATCCTTGACCTGGCCATCATCAACTTCATCTTCCTCATCTTCATGGTCCTCTCCActctgctcttcctgctggaggatttctcctgctcctccatcaTGCCCCCAGCATCCATAcacttccttttcctcctcttccggATGTTCCACAGCGTGGGGCTGTACCGGCTGACGGCCATCAGCATCGAGAGGGGCAGGTCCATGCTCTGCCCACCTGGGCTCTTCTGCCACCTTCCCCAGGACCTCTCATGGGTGGTGGTCAGCGCCGTGCTCTGGGCCCTTTCCATCACTGTCATCGCTGCCATTTCTGCGGTGAATTCCCTGTGCCAGTCACAGGAACACAAGCTCTGCCGGGGGGCTCTCATCTCCCTGTACATCCTCAACTTCCTCGTCTTTGCTCCATCCAATCCTCTTCATTCACTTCAAGGCtagctcccagcagcagcaatccAAGAGCCTTGACATCATTGTCTTCCTCgctgtgctcctcactctccCCCTCAGTCTCTGGaatttcctgcagcagctcggCTACACCACTGTGTCCCCCCGGGTGGTTCTCCTGTTGGCCTGCATGCACAGCAGCATCCACCCCTTCATCTACATCTCAGTAACAAAGTGCTGGAGGAACTGCTCCATGGGGTCCCTCAGGGAGTGCCTCCAGAGGGTCTTTGAGGAGCCAGAAGGGAGCACTGTCCCCAGTAATGATGCCACCAGGGACACGGGGACCTGAGCCTCTTGAACCCTTCAAGTGCCCCCATGCAGGACCATGGGGCAGGGACTTAGGATCACCCTCCCTCCCTtattcctgcagggaaagggagcagaggcagtGACAGGGGCCATGTGGGAGGCatgctctgcacagagcacatTGGAGCATGGATTTGCTTCTCCCTCACAGGTCCTAGAGCACTTTACCCCCAAAAGAATCCTTCCCAACACGGCTgtcacccaaaattccccctggcACCTGGTTCCTGCATCCCACTGACCTCTGATACCAATAAACAGCACCGTGAACCCCAAGCTGCCTTtgccccctctgccagcacttcctggcttcctctggctgctgctgccagcctggaatgtggctggagggagggaacaGAGAGGTAGTTAGCCAGGAATTCTGTGATTGTTTAGAAATTTCTGTAATGAACTATGTTTAATTAGTCAAGGCATATTTGACTGTGCATTTTAGCTGGTTTTGATTTAGATCTGTGTTGGTTGAGTGTCAGTAGAAAACTTATCAGCGCATACCCCATAGAGAACTTACTCAATAGAGGGAGAACAAAAATCAATAAAGTACTTTTAATGGTTCTCATATAACTAGAAAAAATTGGATGTCATAGAATAAGAATGATATCTTGAGAGGTTTAGGATTTCAGCGTCCTATGCATACCAAAAGACGTAATTAAAAAATTGCAAGACATAAATTGCAATGGCAATAAGAGAGCCATTTCCTAGGCTTGTACATCAAATTTGATAAAACATtgtttactggaaaaaaaaaaaacccaggttATCCATTTAACTAAGATTGATGGCATATTCTAGTAGTAATTAAAAGGAACAAAACAACTATACCATTATTTAAATATTGGGACCACATTTGGGAGTATCTGTAAAAAATCTTGGATTCTATAATGCATAAAAATGCCTGAAAAGTGTTGTTTCTTTGAACCTGTCTATGGCAAATATATTTCCAACATGTTCACAATTTTGACTCAAAATTGTTACTAGTCTAACACGCTTTTGCTGTCAGACTTAAAATGTCTTGGTTtcagaggggacacagccatggcttgtgctccctgcagcaacCATGatccccagagctgggctggcacggACACGATGGCCCAGGGGCTCAGCATTCCCCACCCCGAGTGCTctgtcagtgtcacagcagagaTCTCCCCAGAGATCTTTACTTTTCAGTTTTGTCAGCCAGGagcaaaggtgtctctgccttcagaaattcttcctctccactgcctgcagctgctccctcagcagGCTCAGGTGgtgcagcagcaaggagaggaggaggccgtgctcctcagcacagccacccccTTCCAGGAGCAGGGTGACACCTGTGCTTGTCACCATGGGCTCCACGGGGCATCACCCCCCTCCCTGGGGCTTCCCTGAGGTCACCAGCCCCACCACACCCACACCTTCTCTCCAGCCCCACCACACCCCACACCTTCCCACCACatcttcccagcagctccatcatGTCCCAGCCCTCCCACACCACCCTCCCATCCCACTCCCCATGCAGCCCACCCACCTCCCGTCCTtcccatccctcccagccccgTGCCTGAGGCTTCAGTCCCTCCCCACGGGCTGCTCACCCCAGGTTGCCCTGGAAGCCTTTGGGGCCGTGTTTCTCTTGGAGatgcccctccccagctccatccctggtgTCCAGCCCCCCAGCCTCCTTTGGACACAAACAAGAGGCACTACAGGGATGGCTTGGAGTGCCCAGGGTGAACCTTTTGAAGGCCTTTCATCAATGCCTCCTTTTATTCTCTTcacctgccctggcctctgttCTAGGGAGCCAGCCCAAGGCATCAGACACACAGGGGCTTGAGGggccaggagggctctgggtGCCACCAATCCCAAATCTCCCactggacagcagcagagcccaacaggccacacctgcagccagggagtGGCCAGGGACTGGGAACCCAtcgggatggcatggcatggcatggcatggcatggagAGTGGGGTGGTGATAGGCATGAGATGTGATGCCAACATCAGACAGAATAAAGTCCCTAACACCAACCCATGTTGTTACCAAGGGAAGTATTGGGCAGCAGGACACGCAGAAGGATCTCTCcttatttctgtgtgtgttgTGAGACTTTACAACAGTGTTTTTATCCTTTATAACCATAATAGAcaataaatgtttttcttatCTAGTACATAAACACCATTTTCCTAGAACTCATTTCCATGCATCCACTTCCTGCTGGGCATCCTTTGATGCTCCTGGAGGATCGTTCAGAGGAGTCTTAGGTGGGTGTATTAACTGAGTGCTCTGATATTAAAGGTGACCTTGCTTTGACCTTGCTTTTCCTTTGGCCATGCACGGTTGCTTATTTTTCAGAACTTGCCCCAAAACCACTGCAGGCCTCCTAAAATTTTTCACCACTGGCTCCAGGCACATTCATCATCCTGTGTAGTCCTGCAGAGTACATTGGAGCTGGGGGGcttttctcctccctcctggACCATAGAATCCTGTGGCCAGGAGGAACAGGGACACTGCCGGGGTCCCAGGTGAAGCACGGGAGGAGTGGGATtgacaggagaaaaagtcagCCCTGGGTGGGTTCGGGGGTGTCAGAGCAGGCTGGAGGGGTCAGGAGAGGGTCagagggggctggagggggtCTGGATGCTGGCAAAgccagaggagagcagagcctgacagGCCACCCTCGGAGTGGGGGAGCGGCTCCATCTGGGAAACCTGTGGGATGTGATAGGATGGGGtgaggatggagagcagggTGGGAATGGGGTGCAGAGATtgggataggataggataggataggataggataggataggataggataggataggataggataggataggataggataggatagggaccagctcagctctgcttcctTGGGCCGTGGAGAGGCTTTGGCAATGACCCCAGAGCTCTTCCTGGAACAGGAGTTGTTTCTGAGAAACAAGCAGCTGActcagcagcacttccagcactgacagcattccagtgccaccagcaccaccagcatgcctctgctgctggagggacAGTGACCCctcagggaagaaaaacaaggagtGGTAGAATCTTATCAGGAGAGGGAAGGCAGTTGGAGAAAAGGACATTCTGCAGGGAAGCAATGCTTCTCATCAGGAAGAACTGTGGAGtcatttggaaaatatttcatttgaagCTTCTGACAAAAGCCACTTCTTctgtagcaaaaaaaaaccccttggtAAAGAACGCTGAGGAAGTGAAATTCTGATGTAGCCAAAGCTGCAATTTCCAACTTCCCCCATGACTCCACGGAGCCCTGGGGAGCAACACCagggcagagcacagagaggagcCATCAGGACAGGAGTGAGGAGCTCCTGGTGACCTGGGCACTTTCTCCTTCATGTCCCTGACCTGCCAGGAGCCGCTTTAGGACATGGATCCTAAAGGAGCAAGAGGCACCAGGAAGCGCCGCTGATCTGCACAGAGccctttgcctgctgctgccccacagggAACAGGTCAGTGGAATGTTTGCCTTCCTCCCTACCCCacctcctctcctgcagcagctgctctgttccTGCCACCCtctcccagtgaccccagtgctctctccagctctctccctcctctgccctctgctttgcttctgcatCCCCTGACAAACAGCCCAACCCTCCCACCTTCCTCTCACACCCCATAATTCCCActgccctcctcccctgcacaTCTCACTCCCCCTCACCGAatcct
The Agelaius phoeniceus isolate bAgePho1 chromosome 6, bAgePho1.hap1, whole genome shotgun sequence DNA segment above includes these coding regions:
- the LOC129121329 gene encoding LOW QUALITY PROTEIN: proto-oncogene Mas-like (The sequence of the model RefSeq protein was modified relative to this genomic sequence to represent the inferred CDS: inserted 2 bases in 1 codon), translated to LPIHSDHSQGPHPTACPASIHGDEHHVPPDNSCTDGHDLCETDVTDVAIHSVTLLIGLCGLAGNGAVISILGFRIHRDTMKPITAYILDLAIINFIFLIFMVLSTLLFLLEDFSCSSIMPPASIHFLFLLFRMFHSVGLYRLTAISIERGRSMLCPPGLFCHLPQDLSWVVVSAVLWALSITVIAAISAVNSLCQSQEHKLCRGALISLYILNFLVFAPXPILFIHFKASSQQQQSKSLDIIVFLAVLLTLPLSLWNFLQQLGYTTVSPRVVLLLACMHSSIHPFIYISVTKCWRNCSMGSLRECLQRVFEEPEGSTVPSNDATRDTGT